The Carassius auratus strain Wakin unplaced genomic scaffold, ASM336829v1 scaf_tig00216334, whole genome shotgun sequence genomic interval GTGTGTTCCGGTGGGTGTGGTCAGCGGGTGAGGTGGGCGTGGCTTAGGCCTGCAGGTACTCCGGCTGTACCCGCGCGACCTTGCGAAACTCTTTGGCATGTGTACGTGGACACTGCATCTCACACCAGCTGATGGGCACCATCTGAGCGCCTGCGGGAAGAGATTTCAGACTGTGATGAACAACGAACATTTGGGTTaactatacataaatacaaatgtcctcaccctcaggtTATCCAAGGTGTAgaggagtgtgtttcttcataggaacagatttggaaaatgtagcattgcattacttgctcaccaatggatcctctggagtgaatgggtgccatcagaacaaatccatcattaaagcgttttaactttaaactgtttacttccagctaaaatatgaatcCTCTATCCATAGTGTTGCTTTCggcaatgaaaaatataattttgcctgaatcaggagaaaaatatgttTCCAAAATAACTCTAAACAAATGTAGTGTAGTGGATTTTgatatgagaggacaacaggggatggacttcactggaggaagcgttattatggataaTGGACACATATTCTGACCAGAAGCAAGAATTTGAGGTTAAAACGCATTAACgacggatttgtttcttacaaacttgAAGGTTTTCACTTCAGAAGATGTTATCTGATAGACtagagtggattattgtgatgtttttatcagctgtttggactctcattctgacggcacccattcactgcagaggatccactggtgaacaagtgatgctaCATGTCACCAAATATGTTCccatgatgaaacaaactcatctagatctGAGATGGTCTCAGGTTGAGTACATTTGTCAAATATTTAtcatgggtgaactattcctattaAAGTGCATGCTATTTGACACTCCCTCACCCGCCTCGCTGTGGGCCACCACTACACCCAACTCGTTCTCTGCTGTGGTCAGCAGATAGTTCGACTGCACGTCGCCCAAAGAGATCTGACATCTGAGGTCAAGGGTCATGAGCAGCACATCCATGACAAAAGACAAACTGCTTTTCATAAAGCATAAAGGATACCACTTTTGCAAGGACAATATCGCCTGGCCTGAAGCTTTTGTACGTCTCCACCTGAAAACACCAATtcaacatgacattttaaaaaggttacatattacatttttgcagacatttttgtacaattttgAATAGCATTATCATCTTTTCcattcacaattttatttattttttaatcacaaaaCAAAAGAATTCTCCTGATCTCACCTTGTCTTTCTCCGTCGCTCTCACGTCTTCTCTTCTGGACAAATCCAAACCAAACAGTGTTTAACAGATTAGACTGAACATTTAACTTCTTTTACTGATAATAAAATATCCAACAGAACCTGCTTTTCAAATATGAATGAAACTTTACTTAGTTAGCCTATTTGCAACATTTGATGGATATTAATCTCAAgttttatgtaaatacatatgcatatataaaatttatacaGCTGTAAATAGAGAAAACAATGCACAAATCTGTGCATAAATCTTCTGTTCCAGATTCATACACATTATTATACTGTTAAGTcttacttttgaaatgttttctgttcTCATGTCAGATATGTTTATACCAAGAGCActttaaaaaccacaacaaattcattgtgtgtctgtgtacacTTGGCCAATAAAGCTGATTCTGATATTAGAATTAGGGATTGATAGAAGATTAAATCATCCGTACCTGATCGTGCCTCTAAACCTGTCTTTTAGCGGAGTCGACCCCACGTATAAGATGTGGACTTTAGCAAATCGTGGGTTGATACTCGTCACCTGCAAAGAAACAATCATAGATTTAATACACAGAAACATTAAGCAGAACATCTCACAGTAAATGGCAAAAAAAGATCAGAAGCATGTAGATATGATATGACCACAGCATTAAACACCAATGATGTGATGTTTTGTACAGAACTCTCACCTTACAGGTGACAATGGCACCGACGTCAGGCAAAAGCTGTGCTTCTGTCTCCCTTACGACTGAAATCACCGGGAGCTGTGAAGAAGTACATTCCACTATTGCATAACCAAGAAGCATGGGTGTTTAAGTCTTAGAAATGAATAAAGTGTTGTGTTCAAATGAACTGACCTCCTCTCCCTCGTTCTTCCTCAGCACGTATCCCGCGAGCGAAGCGAAGATGGAGCCGTGCCGCAGATACGTGCCGTTCCCGGGGATACAGTCCTCCGTGCTGCAGAGCCTTTCACCTGCGTGAACAACAGCAGACCAACCAAGCCACATCAAActgtgtgtaaacacacacacacacaatatacagtCATCCACATTCAATGGAAGTATATAGGACAGGAATAAACCTAAAAATATAGTTTAACCACAAGAAAAGATCATCAAAGTTAATTTCTGCCATGCAATAAAATATGATGAGGCTAACTGAGACTTTTCAGTcccacaattcagatttttctcTCTCAGATTCTAGTTTAAATTTCACAATTTAGCCTAGATCATTTTCCCCACTTTGAATTCTgggtttatatcttgcaatttttttttgccacagaataataataaaaaaaattaactgtgatTGACTTTTAAATATCACAATTGCTcaagtttttctctctcttttatctgCTGTCAAaggaaaaatctgaattgtgatacAAACTCAATTGTGctgtaaaaagtcagaattgtaagatttaAGTCGCATTTACTCTTTTATATACCGTGGAGGAAATATGTTTTCATagtttaaatactgtaatatccAGAGGTGTACACGAACAGTAACTAACTGtacattatacataatttattattattattttttttacaaacatgcaaaaaattaaaCCGGATTTCGGTGACTGTTCCCGGGGCAATGTATGGGATGAAGCAGCTCGAGTCGTTCGTGTAGAGGCACACAGGTGAGTGTTTGAGCGCAGGTTCAGGGCAGGTATGCATGACAGTAGCGCTCGCGCCCCGGGCGGTGGGCAGGGCTCGCCAAACGAGTCTTTAAACCCTGCAAacacctcactcactcactcactcactcaatagCACATACACGCTATTATATCACGCAAACTATCGACCTAAGCTGTTTTTGCCATATGTTGACCGAAATCGAACATGTTTATGTGTTTACAGCGTCATATTAGTGCTGCGCGTGCGGATGATTCAGCCCTGTAGCAACACACGTGAACGCTATAGAGGAATCAAACCGCTCACAACTATTACTACCCACATCAAAGTTCATAAAATATCACTCTGTGCGTAAACAGAGAACATATAGCCAAGCCCTGCAACGATTATGTAGATAAAAGTACGTGCAGAAAACACGTTAATAACAGCGACCCACCTGGAACACACAGCTTCATGGGCGACATGTTTTCAAGAAGCGACAGATGCGTTCTGATTGGCTATTAGTGAGAGGACAACTCGCGCTCTGATTGGTCACTTCATCATGTGCGGTTTGAGTAAACCGCCATATTTGTTGTGGCTGCATTGCAATGTAACTGGAGACATTGAAAGGGTTTTGACGTTTTGTTCCTTATATATTTcttatcatatattattataaaaacgaAGTTCAAAACCACTGCCTTTCAATTAATCTTTGAAAATGAATAGTTTTtgtaaaagaagtctcttctgctcaccaaggctgcatttatttgatcaaatatacagtaaaaaaaaaacgtatttctaaaataatggttttctatttaatatactttaaaatgtaatttatttcagagaTGCAAAGTTGATTTTTCATCATCTTTTCTCCAGTTTTCCGTGTCACAtgaatgttggaaacagttgtgatgctttttattttatttggaacctgtgatacatgaataaaatattttttttaaaaactgcatttatttaaaatagatatcttatgtatattcatgttttttaaaaactttttattgtgACAGATGCATTTCTCTTTTTATCTTTAGGAATCAGAAGAAAATATTCACAGCATGCAACTTTATTTCTGCTTAAGACAACAACATTTTTTAGGGATTGCACATCTCATAGCTCGCGTAAGTATAGCTACATATAACTATGGCTTTCAGTCAAGCAAACTAATTGTAACCTCCTGTACAAGCTATCATTTATTTTCTGGGACAACAATATTCAGTATGTTTGCAGAATACTTGGGTCAAGATGCATTGAACAAGACATGTACCACAGCATCATATTTACCACAGAAAAAGTGTGAAtagacatatgcaaaaaaaacagGAATATAATCTGCTTTTAATCGCCAAACAAACTCACGTCTTCACTCTAGATGTAGGTGAATCCTAAAAACAAACTGTTACGCAGATCTCTTCAGTGACTTGACAGTGTGTGATGATTCAAGAGCATTTGTGTGGGTCTTGAGAAATATAAAGAGCAGCGGTGCAAAGCAGGAATCACTCAAAGACGGGGAATCGCATCCCTTCTGCAGCCCACCCGGACATTAATATATGCTGCTGCGTGGCATCAGTGATCAAAGCATGTCATCACAGACAAACAGATGTGCCGCCTTCTGAAATGTGCAACCGTGGATCTTCAGTGCTGAGACTATATAAAGCTAAAACCCCTCCCTGTGGCTCAATTTCACTGCATTTAAACATATACCCAAGCAGATTCAATTGAATTTTATTAGAAGGATGGTCCCGATTCAGAGCATTAGGAAATGAATGATTGGTCAGTGGTTTGGTTCTAGGCTCATGGTCGAACAATGATTGTGTTTTGGAGGAGGATTGTGTGAACTGAGGTCTACTTCTTGGCTTTGCCCTGAGCAGCGACAGCCTCCATGGCTTTGCGGACCGTCTCTTCATCCCCCAGGAACTGCATGGGCTTCACCGGCTTCAGGTTCTTGTCCAGCTCGTAAAGGATGGGGATTCCTGTGGGCAGATTCAGCTCCATAATCGCCTCCTCCGACATACCTGGAGCAAACACACGGGATATTATTAACACAATCAAATATATGCAATTATGAAGCTGCCAGGACATTGTTATACATctgctaagattttttttttttaaactgctacCTTTACTTCAGTTATTATTAAGGAAAGGTGAAAATGATGCATCATCTAGGGCCTGGAGAATTCTGTGAGATGTAGTCACGGAATTCAGTGATAAAAGTGGATTTTCAGTAGAACtcagaatgtcacagaattttaAAAGAGTAACTCAAGAGAAGTGCAGACAGAAGAGAAGCTACACTttcatttgattagatttcaaaatataaattaaacctttaatgttttatgccttcccATGAATACcaccattttttataataaaattgtaCTTAATCATAAATTctgaataattatataaaaaatgcataggacccttttattaaaaaaaaaaaaaaaaaaaaaaaaaaaaaaaaatctaaaaacagaTTTTTGCTTAAGAGTAAACTGAATTGGGGGAGCAGATAATTTTTAAACTTAATTCATTAAACCTTTAATAAATCATTGttcatttgtaaaatgttataatttcaattaattaaacataCCTTTGATTACAAAAATTCAAATGCAACCATTAAATccagaaaattaaaatggaaaaaatggaATTGAGAACAATTAACACAATTTCACAAGGCCCTAAAAATTTTGTTAAACACAACTGTTGTTAAATGTCtaaatttcataattataaattaattagacGTGCTTTTTGattattcaaatttaattcaaCCATTAAAACAGCGTCCTATGGATTAGGAGACCTCGTGTGCTCGTCCTGGGTGTGATTAGGGTGTATATCCTGTCTGGTGTACTATCAGGGCCTGATCTTCAGGGTGTTTGAGAGGGTTTCTCACCCTCCAGGTGTTTGACGATTCCTCGCAGGCTGTTGCCGTGAGCGGCGATGAGGACCCTCTTGCCCTCCTTGATCTGAGGAACGATTTCCTCGTTCCAGAAGGGCAGCGCTCGAGCGATGGTGTCCTTCAGGCTCTCACACGAGGGCAGCTGGTCCTCCGTCAGGTCTCTGTAGCGGCGGTCCTGCAGTGACATcacattcagtgtcacatgacccttcagaaatcagcCTAACACGCTGAACTGACACGTTTCTGCTGGTGGTCAGTGTGCTGCTCACCTTGCTGATGGCGGTGTAGAAGTCGTGCTCGGGGTCCATGGGCGGAGGTGGGATGTCGTAGGAGCGTCTCCAGATCTTCACCTGCGCCTCGCCGTGTTTGGCCGCCGTCTCTGCTTTGTTGAGGCCCGTCAGGCCGCCGTAGTGGCGCTCGTTCAGACGCCAGGTGCGATGCACGGGCAGCCACATCTGATCGATGCTGTCCAGCACCAGCCACAGGGTCCTGATGGCACGCTTCAGCACGGACGTGTAGCAGATGTCAAACTCATACCCCGCAtctacaggagagagagagaaaacagcatTTGCTTCATTCTGCACACTGCATGTGCACTACCCTGCAAAgctctggggtcagtaagattgtgGTTTATGAGCATCGGCAGCTAAGTGTCTAGAACTAGTGGAGCAATGCTTAAATctgccctgatttacatgaaactaacgCAACATTTACAAAACCAAGAACAGAACATTGAAACAAGAGCGAAGGGAAAGCAGCATaagcatataaaaataatgagCATAAAAATATCtgagagcacaaaaaaaaaacagaaatataaccAATGAAAACATGATTTTGTTTGCAAGTTGGATAATTCTGCATGA includes:
- the LOC113097626 gene encoding exosome complex component CSL4-like isoform X2, whose translation is MSPMKLCVPGERLCSTEDCIPGNGTYLRHGSIFASLAGYVLRKNEGEELPVISVVRETEAQLLPDVGAIVTCKVTSINPRFAKVHILYVGSTPLKDRFRGTIRREDVRATEKDKVETYKSFRPGDIVLAKVISLGDVQSNYLLTTAENELGVVVAHSEAGAQMVPISWCEMQCPRTHAKEFRKVARVQPEYLQA
- the LOC113097626 gene encoding exosome complex component CSL4-like isoform X1, whose product is MSPMKLCVPVHAGERLCSTEDCIPGNGTYLRHGSIFASLAGYVLRKNEGEELPVISVVRETEAQLLPDVGAIVTCKVTSINPRFAKVHILYVGSTPLKDRFRGTIRREDVRATEKDKVETYKSFRPGDIVLAKVISLGDVQSNYLLTTAENELGVVVAHSEAGAQMVPISWCEMQCPRTHAKEFRKVARVQPEYLQA
- the LOC113097622 gene encoding phosphoglycerate mutase 1-like, which codes for MAAYKLVLIRHGESCWNQENRFCGWFDADLSDTGAEEAKRGGQALKDAGYEFDICYTSVLKRAIRTLWLVLDSIDQMWLPVHRTWRLNERHYGGLTGLNKAETAAKHGEAQVKIWRRSYDIPPPPMDPEHDFYTAISKDRRYRDLTEDQLPSCESLKDTIARALPFWNEEIVPQIKEGKRVLIAAHGNSLRGIVKHLEGMSEEAIMELNLPTGIPILYELDKNLKPVKPMQFLGDEETVRKAMEAVAAQGKAKK